In Agelaius phoeniceus isolate bAgePho1 chromosome 16, bAgePho1.hap1, whole genome shotgun sequence, the DNA window CCAGCACGCCCCGGGGCTGCGGGCTGGACCTGCTGCCCCAGTACGTGTACCTGTGTGACCTGGACGCCATCTGGGGCATCGTGCTGGAGGCTGTGGCGGGGGCAGGTGTGCTGACCACGCTGCTGCTGATGCTGATCTTGCTGGTGAGGCTGCCCTTCATCAAGGACAAAGAGAAGAAGAGCCCCCTGGGAATGcacttcctctttctcttcGGGACTCTGGGACTGTTTGGGCTGACGTTCGCTTTCATCATCCAGGAAGATGAGATGGTGTGCTCCACCCGAAGGTTTCTCTGGGGAGTTATCTTTGCTTTGTGCTTCTCCTGCTTGCTAGCCCAGGCCTGGAGGCTCCGCAGGCTCGTTCGCCACGGCAAGAGCCCGTCTGGGTGGCACCTGGCCGGGGTGGCCACGTGCCTGATGCTGGTGCAGGTCATCATCGCGACCGAGTGGCTGGTCCTGACCGTGGTCAGGGAGAACAAGCTGGCCTGCAGCTACGAGCCCATGGATTTTGTGATGGCCTCCATTTATGTCATGTTCCTAATGGTATTTACCATGGGATTCTCGTTTTTCACTCTCTGTGGGAAGTTtaagaaatggaagaagaaCGGAGTTTGCCTCATTATAACgcttttcttttccattctgaTTTGGGTGGCCTGGATGACCATGTACCTCTTCGGGAATGCTGAGCTCCAGAGAAGGGACAAATGGAGTGATCCCACTCTGGCTATTGCACTGGTGTCCAGTGGCTGGGTGTTTGTTATTTTTCATGCCATCCCAGAGGTCCACTGTACCATCCTTCCATCACAGCAGGAAAACACACCCAACTATTTTGATACTTCACAGCCAAGGATGCGTGAAACCGCTTTTGAGGAAGATATACAGCTTCCTAGGAGCTACATGGAAAATAAAGCCTTTTCAATGGATGAACATAATGCAGGTAAAAATTGCCTATAAAGGACTATATTTTTTTGTAGTGTCACGACAACTCTCTGTATGAGACATTTTTCAGGTGTTGAAAACGAAGGTCATGATAAATACAATAATTTTCACACTACACTTTGTTCCCTTTTACGATTTTCACTAAGATATCATCTagtgagagagaaaaattaaaaaatgcagacaATACATAGGTTAAAATTATCTTTTGCATGtcaatttttctttgaaaaactgAACAATTTCAAATGCAAAGGCAACAccaaaagaatttaaaaatcattGTGGAAAAAATAACCTTTAGATAatttaaatgacattttttgtAATTAGCAGTTATCAACatttaatacaaaatattttcccaaaacCTCAGAAATAATTGAAGTGGTCTATGTTACAAATTGCTCAACCACTTGAgcaacaaaataattattattaattatctttCCATTAAAATGGATTTAGTGCCACTTTGTGTCcctgtggggggaaaaaatgccaAGTGGCTTACAGACAGTTCAAAGACAGCCTTTGTTCTGAAGGCTTCAACATCTGAGCTTTCACAGAGGTTTTGAGGTATTTGCCTTATGTATGATCACACATCATTAAAATTTGCAGTGGAAATGTTTTTGAGTGATTGCTGAAAGAACCAGCAACAACTGGGTGCTTCAGAGCTCCAAACCCTTGCTGAAGGCTCCAGCCATGTCAGAAATGCCAGGGATGCCTCTGACCAGCAGTGGGAAGCAGGAGCCCCGTGGTGTTCTTAGGGAGTGATGGTCTGGTGCTGCCCCACACCTGGATAAAGGATTTTGTCACAGGTCACACTGATTGTTTTTCACTCTATTTGAGGAGAATACTGGCCTAGTAGCCCAGGCAGGAGTTGCCACATTGCTCTGGCAGCCCCTGAAAGGAGGCTTAGGGCACGTGGTCCAGGCACTTCACCTTCCTATTCACCTTTATGTGTCTTTGATTTCTTCTGGGTTTGATGTTTCCCTGGGCACTGACCAGGCTTGGAGGAAGGCAGCACTTTTGTT includes these proteins:
- the GPRC5B gene encoding G-protein coupled receptor family C group 5 member B yields the protein MKTYPAIGFLLLLAISYGSSENSSTPRGCGLDLLPQYVYLCDLDAIWGIVLEAVAGAGVLTTLLLMLILLVRLPFIKDKEKKSPLGMHFLFLFGTLGLFGLTFAFIIQEDEMVCSTRRFLWGVIFALCFSCLLAQAWRLRRLVRHGKSPSGWHLAGVATCLMLVQVIIATEWLVLTVVRENKLACSYEPMDFVMASIYVMFLMVFTMGFSFFTLCGKFKKWKKNGVCLIITLFFSILIWVAWMTMYLFGNAELQRRDKWSDPTLAIALVSSGWVFVIFHAIPEVHCTILPSQQENTPNYFDTSQPRMRETAFEEDIQLPRSYMENKAFSMDEHNAALRTAGFRNGSLGSRPSAPFRSNVYQPTEMAVVLNGGTIPTAPPSYTGRHLW